The proteins below come from a single Gossypium raimondii isolate GPD5lz chromosome 2, ASM2569854v1, whole genome shotgun sequence genomic window:
- the LOC128033774 gene encoding uncharacterized protein LOC128033774: MDSMESPGFEVEQNTLGGYFGGEAFDSDDSSYKAYESGTAYSDSFESDGDRVDEPEVELVGEMIQKELDHLLGSSFWSLEDDFDSNSDDYLNNDVDYDKYGNKKYPLFNPQTDMKNPILINGLVFPSRDILKDAIKQYGRINRVETKLTRNDKLRVKAVCVPSCPWTLWASKLNPKDPMDRSWQIKTLVNHHKCGKVMKNKNITSKWMARHYLHKFQVDPNYSLTSLQNDIRVDFGTIVSQTKCMRAKIRALKLVQGNHKAQYANIYDYLLELRRSNPGTTTICKLDYRLFQRLYICLEACKSGWLTGCRRIIGLDGCWLKGYYGGHLLAAVGVDANDCIYPVAFVAVESENKQSWFWFLKLLQRDLEIDNSYNICFMFDKQKGLIEAISLLFPNAEARNCARHLYNNFKNMEGFRGHVLRLTYWKVAKATFPRQFEEAMSEMRSLSESVEAWLCDKDPRTWSRAHFSTRCKSDLLLNNNNECFNKIILEARDKPILTMLEIIRRKIMTRLVSMREAAEKYPGPLCPRIQKKLFEIVSQSNNIWPTYAGNEKYEVDCGLGNKHVVDLLNFSCSCRKWDLSGIPCKHAVSCMQLLLFQAWEGPSGPLMALILILVEQEHKVSKLFSCLHP; this comes from the exons ATGGATTCAATGGAGAGTCCAG ggtttgaagTTGAACAAAATACTTTAGGGGGATATTTTGGAGGAGAAGCATTTGACTCAGATGATAGTTCATATAAAGCTTATGAGTCAGGTACTGCTTATTCTGATTCTTTTGAGTCTGATGGTGATAGGGTAGATGAACCAGAGGTTGAACTAGTAGGTGAAATGATACAGAAGGAGTTAGACCACTTGCTGGGTTCAAGTTTTTGGAGTTTAGAAGATGATTTTGATAGTAACAGTGATGATTATTTGAATAATGACGTGGATTATGATAAATATGGGAATAAAAAGTACCCTCTATTCAATCCTCAAACTGATATGAAGAACCCTATATTGATAAATGGTTTGGTTTTCCCTAGTAGAGACATTTTAAAAGATGCAATTAAACAGTATGGGAGGATAAATAGGGTAGAAACCAAACTAACTAGGAATGACAAGCTTAGGGTGAAAGCAGTCTGTGTACCTAGTTGTCCATGGACATTATGGGCATCCAAGTTAAATCCCAAGGATCCAATGGATAGGAGTTGGCAAATTAAGACCTTAGTCAACCACCATAAGTGTGGCAAGgtaatgaaaaataagaatattactTCAAAGTGGATGGCTAGACATTATTTACACAAATTTCAAGTTGATCCTAATTATTCCTTAACATCATTACAAAATGATATTAGGGTGGATTTTGGAACAATAGTGTCTCAGACTAAATGTATGAGGGCTAAGATTAGGGCTCTCAAACTAGTTCAAGGGAATCACAAAGCCCAATATGccaatatatatgattatttactTGAGTTAAGGAGAAGTAACCCTGGTACAACAACCATCTGTAAATTAGACTATAGGCTATTTCAGAGGCTTTATATATGCCTTGAAGCATGCAAATCAGGTTGGTTAACTGGTTGTAGGAGAATTATAGGGTTAGATGGATGTTGGCTGAAGGGATATTATGGTGGACATTTGCTTGCTGCTGTCGGGGTTGATGCCAATGATTGTATATATCCAGTGGCTTTTGTTGCAGTTGAGAGTGAAAACAAACAATCATGGTTTTGGTTCCTCAAGTTGTTACAGAGAGATTTGGAGATCGACAACTCCTACAATATATGCTTCATGTTTGACAAACAAAAG GGTTTAATAGAAGCGATTTCTTTGTTGTTCCCTAATGCTGAAGCAAGAAATTGTGCCAGACATctttacaataattttaaaaatatggaaGGATTTAGAGGCCACGTTTTGCGTCTTACTTACTGGAAAGTTGCTAAAGCAACTTTTCCAAGACAATTTGAAGAAGCAATGTCTGAAATGAGGTCACTGTCAGAATCTGTTgaggcttggctgtgtgacaaGGATCCAAGAACTTGGTCAAGAGCCCACTTTTCAACTAGATGCAAATCTGATCTACTACTGAACAACAACAATGAATGTTTCAACaag ATCATTTTAGAAGCTAGAGATAAACCCATCCTAACGATGTTGGAAATAATTAGAAGAAAAATCATGACTAGGTTGGTTTCTATGAGAGAGGCTGCTGAGAAGTATCCTGGACCTTTATGTCCAAGGATACAGaagaagttgtttgaaattgttagTCAGTCCAATAA TATATGGCCGACATATGCTGGAAATGAGAAGTATGAGGTAGACTGTGGATTAGGCAACAAGCATGTGGTTGACCTCCTCAACTTCTCCTGTTCATGCAGAAAATGGGACTTGTCAGGAATTCCTTGTAAGCATGCTGTTTCTTGCATGCAATTACTTCTT TTTCAGGCTTGGGAGGGACCATCTGGCCCTCTGATGGCACTAATTCTGATTCTTGTTGAACAGGAACACAAGGTCTCCAAATTGTTTTCGTGCCTACATCCATGA